DNA from Deltaproteobacteria bacterium:
GGAATCTGCCAAAATTTCGGGAGGACTAGGCGAAGGGAAGGCGCAGAAATGACTACCCCACTCTGCCAAAACAAACGCATATATGGCGAAGATTGACAGTGAGGGGGGTGTTCGTTTAGATTCTTTCGCCATGTCACAGGAACTTGCGAAAGCTTATGAGCCGAAAGAAGTCGAAAAGAAATGGTATGACTTCTGGCTCAAGAATAATTTTTTTCATGCTGAAACTTCTTCGAAAAAACCGCCTTACTGCATTGTTATTCCCCCGCCCAACGTTACGGGCGCCCTTCACATGGGGCATGCCCTCAATCATACGCTTCAGGATATTTTGATCCGGTGGAAAAGGATGTCGGGTTTTGAAACACTTTGGCTACCCGGAACCGATCACGCCGGCATTGCCACTCAAAATGTGGTGGAGCGGGAAATCCTCGCCAAAGAGGGGAAAACAAGACACGACTTGGGGCGCGAGGCGTTGATTCAGAAAATTTGGGGATGGAAAGAGCAATACGGCGACCGGATTTTAAAACAACTTCATGCGCTCGGTTCGAGTTGTGATTGGGAGCGTGCCCGCTTTACTCTGGATGAAGGGCTTTCGCGGGCGGTGCGTGAATGTTTTGTTCAGTTGTACAATAAAAAATTGATCTATCGCGGACATTATATTGTGAACTGGTGTTCGCGTTGCCATACGGCACTTGCCGATGATGAAGTGGAACATGAAGAACACAAAGGAAATCTTTGGTACATAAGATATCACATGAAAGAAGTCAGAGGTCAGGAGTCAGAAGTCAGAGGTCAGAGGTCAGAGGTCAGAGAAAACTATCTTGTCGTCGCAACCACGCGTCCTGAAACGATGCTGGGAGATTCTGCTGTGGCGGTGAATCCTAAAGACAAGCGTTATAAAAAATGGATTGGAAAGATATTGGTGTTGCCGGAAACAGGGCGTGAAATTCCGGTCATCGCCGATAATTTTGTCGATTCGAAATTCGGAACCGGCTGTGTGAAGGTGACGCCGGCGCATGATCCAAACGATTTTCAGATGGGGCTTCGTCACAATCTTCCGCAAATCAATATCATGAACGAAGATGCGACGATGAATAACAATGTGCCGGCGAAATATCGCGGACTCAAACGCGAAATTTGCCGCAAACAGTTGGCCCATTCTCTGGAACAGCAGGGGCTCCTCACAAAAACTGAGGAACATTTGCATGCAGTCGGGCATTGTTATCGTTGCAACACCGTTGTTGAACCGTGGCTCTCGGAACAATGGTTTGTGAAAATGAAACCGCTGGCCAAAAAAGCAATTACTGTGACTAAAAATAAAAAAGTTTCATTTTTTCCGAAACGCTGGGAGAAATTTTATCTCTCATGGCTTCACGATGTGCGCGACTGGTGCATCTCGCGACAAATCTGGTGGGGACACAGGATTCCGGTTTGGTATTGCGCAAAGAAATGTCCGCCGATTGTTGCGATTAAAACGCCAACGAAATGTCCCAAGTGCGGTAGTTCCTCATTGGAACAAGACAAAGATGTTTTGGATACGTGGTTTAGTTCAGCCCTCTGGCCTTTTTCCACACTTGGTTGGCCCAAAAAAACCAAAGAGCTTGAAAAATTTTATCCCACGAATGTTTTAATCACCGACCGTGGTATTATTTTTTTCTGGGTGGCGAGAATGGTGATGATGGGACTTGAGTTCATGAAGAAGGAACCCTTTCATCATGTCTATATTAATGGAACCGTTTTGGATGAAAATGGACAAAAGATGTCAAAGAGCCGACCGGAAACCTGCGTCGATCCGCTCAATGCCATTGAAAAATACGGTGCCGATGCGCTTCGTTATTCACTGATGTTGCTGGCGACGGAAGGTCAGGACCTCAGGTTATCTGAATCGAAATTTGAAACAGGAAAACATTTTTGTAACAAACTTTGGAACGCCACCCGTTTTGCGTTGATGAATCTGCAGAATTACAAAGGCCAGAAACCCAATGTAAAAGAGCTTTCACTGGCCGATCGCTGGATTTTGAACCGTCTCGATAAAACGATCCGGAAGATCAATAAAGAATTGGAAGGTTATCATTACTGTGATGCGGCACAAACTCTGTACCGTTTTGTCTGGAACGAATTTTGCGACTGGTATTTGGAGATGATTAAATCAAATATTTCCAATTCACCCACAACGCAAGCTACGCTGGCAGGCACTCTGGAAACTATTTTGCGGCTGGCTCATCCCTTTCTGCCTTTTATCACGGAAGAGTTGTGGCAACATATAAAGAAGTCAGAGGTCAGAAGTCAGAAATATCCATTGTTGTTGCTGAGTATCCCAAGGCTTCCAAAAAAATTCCGTATGCCAAAGAGGCAAAAGAGGTTGAATTATTACAACAGGTCATTGGGGCAATTCGCAATTTGCGCGGAGAACACAATGTGAATCCGAAGCAAAAGATGGAGGCCTTTATTAAAGTCGCATCAAAAAAAATACAGGATATATTGATGACGAATCAAAACACCATCAAAGAATTGGCTCAGATTTCCGAATTGAAATTCGTCAGCGCTCGTGAAGTGCCCGAGAAGACGGCTGTAGCTGTTGCGGGGGATGTTGAAATTTATGTTCCGTTCCAACAGCTTTTTGATATCCATGCGGAACGTTCACGCATTCAAAAAGAAATAGGAAAAACAGAGCAGGATATTGTTTCTTTCCAACGAAAACTGGCGAATGAAAATTTTGTGGCCCGCGCTCCAAAAGAAGTGGTGGCAAAAGAACAATTACGTTTGCAAGAATATCAGGAAAAATTGGGTAAATTAAAAAATGCACTGGGTCAGTTATAGTTAGCTCAAAACAAAATGTCTGGTTTCTTCTTGTCATTCCCGCGAAGACGGGAATCTAGACGTCATCCCGACGAAAATCGGGAACCAGAAATGAAAGACTGGATCCCTGCCTTCGCAGGGATGACAACAAATGCATTTTCCGGTATTTCCATAGACGGAGGCAAAATTGGAACTAAGCACCTTAATCGACAAAGCGATTGAAGAAGATTTGGGAGAAGGGGATATCACTACGGATACCCTTGTGGACCCTAAGTTGCCGGCGCTTGCGGTTCTGTCCTCCAAGCAAACGTGCGTGCTTGCCGGTCTTGATATTGCCCACAAAGTTTTTACTCGCATCGATCCTCAATGCAAATGGGATCCACAAACAAAAGATGGAGAATGGGTTGAAGCGGGAGAAACGATTGTCAAAATTCGGGGAAAAGCGGCTTCTCTTTTGAAAGCGGAGAGGGTGGCCCTCAATTTTCTGCAACATCTTTGTGGGATTGCGACACAGACTCGCAAATTTGTTGATGCGGTAAGTAACACAAAAGTGAAAATTCTCGATACGCGCAAAACCCTTCCGGGTTGGCGCGCGCTGGAAAAATATGCGGTCCGTATGGGCGGCGGGAACAATCACCGGTTGGGACTCTTCGATCGTTATCTCATCAAAAATAATCACATCGATATTGCAGGCGGTATTTCAAAGGCGGTTGAAAAAGTTTTGAGCCACAAAAAATCCAGCATACTGGTGGAGGTAGAAGTGCGCAATCTTGAGGAACTGAAAATAGCCCTGAAATACCCCGTGGATATTATTTTGTTGGATAATTTTGACACCAAACTTGCGAAAGAAGCGGTCCAGATTGGCAAAGGGAAAGTAAAGTTTGAAGCCTCGGGCGGAATCAATCTTTTCAACGTCGCCGAATACGCCGCAACTGGTGTTGATTTCATCTCTGTTGGAGCGTTAACCCACTCCGCTCCCGCGGCCGATTTGCATCTTGTGATTACTGGAACCGTTTGAAATTTTTTGTGAACAGGTCAGCAAGTTTTGTGGCCTGCACGGCGTAGGCCTGTTTATCTTTCCACGCATTGGAGGGGTTGAGAATATTGCCGGGAACGTTGGGACATTCTGACGGAATACTCAGATGAAATTGTGGCACCGGTGTGAAATTTGTTTTTGAGAGAGACCCATTTAAGCAGGCATTGATGATTGCGCGTGTGTGAGGAAGGCTGATTCTTTCTCCCACACCAACCGGTCCGCCAATCCAGCCTGTGTTGATGAGATAAACCGGAACTTGATGTTTCTTTAATTTTTTTCCAAACATTTCAGCATAAAAAGTTGCGGGCCTCGGCAAAAATGGGGCTCCAAAGCAACTGCTGAAAGTTGCCTGCGGGTCTTTCACGCCAGCTTCCGTGCCGGCGAGCTTTGCGGTGTAGCCGGAAAGGAAATGATACATCGCTTCTTCGGGTGCCAGCCGGGAAACGGGTGGCAATACACCAAAGGCGTCGGCCGTTAAAAAGAAAATGACATTGGGATGGCCGCCCACGCTGGGGATTTTTGCGTTGTCGATGTAATCAAGCGGATACGCGGCACGGGTATTTTCGGTGATGCCGGCATCGGTGTAATCAATTTTCTTTGTCGCCGGATTGAGAACCACGTTCTCTACGACGGTTCCTTTTTTGATGGCTCCCCAAATCTGCGGCTCATATTTATGCGAAAGATTAATGCACTTGGCGTAACAGCCCCCTTCCAGATTAAAGACGCCATGATTGTTCCATGCGTGTTCATCATCGCCAATCAAACGGCGGTGCGGGTCCGCGGAAAGCGTTGTCTTTCCTGTGCCGGAGAGGCCGAAGAAAAGGGCGACATCTTCTTTTTCTCCGACATTAGCGGAACAGTGCATCGTCAAAATTTCTTTTTCGGGCAATAAATAATTCAGGGTTGTGAAGATTGATTTTTTAATTTCACCGGCGTATTGCGTTCCGCCAATTAAAATAATGTTCTTTTCAAAGTTAAGGATGACGAAAGTTTCGGAGTTGGTGCCGTCTGTTTTTGGATCGGCCAGAAAGAGGGGCGCGGCAATAATCGTCATGTTGGGCTCGCCCCGAAGTTTTTCATTGGGCGCAAAACGCAAAAACAGATGATTGGCAAAAAGAGCGTGCCACGCAAGTTCCGCCACAACGCGGATGGTGAAACGTTGTTCCGGATCAGCGCAGGCATAACCTTCGTGAATAAAAACCTCTTTTTTCTGCAGATGATTCAAAACTTTTTTCAAAAGAGGATCAAATTTTTCCGGATCAAACGATAGATTGCCCGCACCCCACTCAATTTTGTCGTGGATGGCGGGACTCGGAACAAAAAAGCGGTCGTTGGGAGAACGTCCCGTTCTTTTTCCGGTGGTGACAACCAAAGCACCGTTGGAGGCAAGCGTCCCCTCTTTACGGTTTAATGCCTGTTGCAGAAGATCATCCACCGAAAGATTCACGAATTTTTTTTGAAAATTTTGTTCCATTTTATTTTTTGAGTGCGGCTTTGAGATATTTTCTGTTTAGCCGCGCGATGGTTTCCAGACTAATTCCTTTGGGACAGGCCTTGGCGCAGGCACCCGTGTTGGTGCAGGCGCCGAATCCTTCTTTATCCATTTGATCCACCATTTTTTGCACGCGGATTTCAGTTTCCACTTCTCCCTGCGGCAATAAATCCAGATGGCTCACTTTGGCCGCCACAAAAAGCATGGCCGAGGCATTTTTGCAGACTGCCACGCAGGCGCCGCAACCAACGCAGGTGGCCGCCAAAAAAGCTTTGTCGGAATTTTTCTTCGATATCAGAATATTGTTGGCGTCTTGCGCGCAACCGGTGTTGGTCGAAACAAATCCACCCGCTTTGATAATGCGGTCCAAAGCAGTGCGGTCCACAGAGAGATCCTTAATCAACGGAAAAGCGCGGGCGCGAAAAGGCTCAATCACAATGCAATCACCGTCTTTGAAATGCCGCATGTAAATTTGGCAGGTGGCGGTTCCCGGCAAAGGTCCGTGGGGATTGCCGTTGACGACCATGGAGCAGGAGCCGCAAATTCCTTCTCTGCAATCGTGATCAAAAGCCACGGGGTCTTTTTCTTCCTTCACGAGTTTTTCGTTGAGCACATCGAGCATTTCCAACAAGGAAAGATCAGGCGAAATTCCTTCAAGTTTGTAGTCGACCAACTTGCCTTTCTCTCTGGAATTTTTTTGACGCCAAATTTTTAAATTAAAATTCACTTATAACTCCGCGCGCTTTGTTTCACTTTTTCAAACACCAGAGGTTCTTTATTCAAAATGGGCTCTTTGTCTGACCCCGCATATTCCCATGCCGCTACATAACTGAATTCGGCATCGTTGCGGAGGGCTTCATTGTCCGCTGTCTGATATTCTTCCCGGAAATGTCCGCCGCACGATTCCTTGCGATGCAGGGCGTCCCTGCACAGCAAATCCCCAAGTTCCAAAAAGTCGGTCAGGCGTCCTGCTTTTTCCAGTTCCATATTGATGTTGCTTGTGTCGGAGGGAATTCGGATATTTTTCGGATATTCCTGCCGGAGCACCGCAATTTTTTCCATCGCTTCTTTCAAACTCTTTTCGGTGCGCGACATGCCGCATTTCTCCCAAAGCAAATGTCCCAATTCGCGATGCACTTCATCCACTGTTTTTGGTCCCTTGCTTTGCAACAGCGTTTCGATTTCTTTTTTCACACCGGCTTTTGCATTTTTGAAAGCGTCATTATCACCACTCACTTTTTCAAGAGAGGAAGAAGCTAGATAGTTGCTGATGGTGTAAGGGATGATGAAATAGCCATCTCCTAGCCCCTGCATCAAGGCGGAAGCGCCAAGCCGGTTTGCGCCGTGGTCTGAAAAATTGGCTTCGCCCAAAACAAAAAGTCCCGGGATGGTGCTCATCAAATTATAATCGACCCACAAACCGCCCATGGCATAGTGCGGGGCAGGGTAGATGCGCATCGGCACTTCGTTTGGATTTTCGCTGGTGATCTCGCGATACATGTCGAAGAGATTTCCGTATTTTTCGTTGATCGCTGTTTTCCCCAAACGTTTGATGGAATCGGCAAAATCCAGATAAACTGCGCGGCCGGTGGGACCCACACCGCGTCCTTCATCCGCGCGGAACTTGGCTTGGCGGGAGGA
Protein-coding regions in this window:
- the nadC gene encoding carboxylating nicotinate-nucleotide diphosphorylase is translated as MELSTLIDKAIEEDLGEGDITTDTLVDPKLPALAVLSSKQTCVLAGLDIAHKVFTRIDPQCKWDPQTKDGEWVEAGETIVKIRGKAASLLKAERVALNFLQHLCGIATQTRKFVDAVSNTKVKILDTRKTLPGWRALEKYAVRMGGGNNHRLGLFDRYLIKNNHIDIAGGISKAVEKVLSHKKSSILVEVEVRNLEELKIALKYPVDIILLDNFDTKLAKEAVQIGKGKVKFEASGGINLFNVAEYAATGVDFISVGALTHSAPAADLHLVITGTV
- the pckA gene encoding phosphoenolpyruvate carboxykinase (ATP) yields the protein MEQNFQKKFVNLSVDDLLQQALNRKEGTLASNGALVVTTGKRTGRSPNDRFFVPSPAIHDKIEWGAGNLSFDPEKFDPLLKKVLNHLQKKEVFIHEGYACADPEQRFTIRVVAELAWHALFANHLFLRFAPNEKLRGEPNMTIIAAPLFLADPKTDGTNSETFVILNFEKNIILIGGTQYAGEIKKSIFTTLNYLLPEKEILTMHCSANVGEKEDVALFFGLSGTGKTTLSADPHRRLIGDDEHAWNNHGVFNLEGGCYAKCINLSHKYEPQIWGAIKKGTVVENVVLNPATKKIDYTDAGITENTRAAYPLDYIDNAKIPSVGGHPNVIFFLTADAFGVLPPVSRLAPEEAMYHFLSGYTAKLAGTEAGVKDPQATFSSCFGAPFLPRPATFYAEMFGKKLKKHQVPVYLINTGWIGGPVGVGERISLPHTRAIINACLNGSLSKTNFTPVPQFHLSIPSECPNVPGNILNPSNAWKDKQAYAVQATKLADLFTKNFKRFQ
- a CDS encoding succinate dehydrogenase/fumarate reductase iron-sulfur subunit, encoding MNFNLKIWRQKNSREKGKLVDYKLEGISPDLSLLEMLDVLNEKLVKEEKDPVAFDHDCREGICGSCSMVVNGNPHGPLPGTATCQIYMRHFKDGDCIVIEPFRARAFPLIKDLSVDRTALDRIIKAGGFVSTNTGCAQDANNILISKKNSDKAFLAATCVGCGACVAVCKNASAMLFVAAKVSHLDLLPQGEVETEIRVQKMVDQMDKEGFGACTNTGACAKACPKGISLETIARLNRKYLKAALKK